AAAAAAGTAGCACTTATTGGTGTGGATGAGATTGAGCTTGGAACGGACGCCGATGAAGCGGCGAATCTCTTTAAAGTGATGATCGAAAAACTGATCGATAAAGAGATGAAAATTGTCATTACAACGCACCATAAACGCTTAGCCTCCTTGCTTGCAACGCATCCCGAAGTCGAACTTTTAGCGGCGATTTACGATGAAAAGAGTGAACGCCCGACGTATGGCTTTTTAAAAGGGACGATTGGTCGAAGTTACGCGTTTGAGACGGCACTTCGCTATGGCATTCCGCAGTCTTTGGTCGCCGAAGCGCGCGTTTTGTACGGAGAAGATAAAGAGAAGCTCAATGAGTTGATTCAAAAAAACATTGACTTAGAGCTTGAGATGCGTAAAACCTCGGAAGAGCTTGATGCAAGGCTCAAAGAGGTGGAAAAACTCAAAGAGTCGTTACGCGATGAAAAAGAACGCGTGCGAGAAGAGTTTGACCATGCCTATTCTAAGATGTCTAAAGAGTTTAACCAAGCGATTGGCGAAGCGAAAAAGGCGATCAAAAGCTCTGATACCAAAGAGTCACATCGTCTGTTAAACAAAGCCAATCAGTTGCACCAAGAGACACGTAAAGTGATTCCCGATCAAAAGGCTGAACCTTTACATGTAAACGATAAAATCAAATATGGAAGCTCCAAAGGGGTCATTAAAAGCATCAAAAAAGAGGAAGCGACCATCGAGTGCGACGGCATTACGCTTCGTGTGCCCCTCTCCAAACTCAAACGCAGTGGCAATCAACCTAAAGTGCACAAATCGGGTGTGGTGATTTCCAAAGAGACACCGAGTGGTTCGATGATTTTGGATCTGCATGGGCTCAGAGCCGATGAAGCGGTTGAAAAACTCGATAAATTTTTAAGTGACGCGCTGATGAGCGGCTTTGATGAGGTTTTGGTCTATCATGGCATTGGAACGGGAAAACTTGCGTATGCGGTACGAACGTTTTTAAGCAGCTATCCTTCTTTAGTTTCATACGGCGATGCACCGATCAATATGGGTGGTTATGGTGCCACATTGATCAAGCTTTAAAAAAACTTGATGTTAAATAATAAACAAGAAATGAGTATAAACTCTAAAGAATACTCTTTTACAATAGAGGAATCATGCTAAACACACACGAACTTTTCTTAAAACTTTTACGCTTTGTCTCCATTACCCCAGATGACGGAGGTGCCTTTGCATTCATCAAAGCGTATCTCAATGATTTTGAGATCATCGAAGTCAATGTTGAAAATACCAAAAATCTCTTTTTATACAAACGTTTTGGCGAAGGCCCACACCTCTGTTTTGCAGGGCATATTGATGTGGTTCCTCCAGGTACTGGTTGGGAAAGTGAGCCGTTTGAGCCTATCGTTAAAGAGGGTGTTGTCTATGCCAGAGGTGCCCAAGATATGAAAAGCGGTGTCTGTGCCTTTGTGCAAGCGATGCGTGAGACGACACACTTTAATGGAACACTCTCCGCCATCTTGACCAGCGATGAAGAGGGCGATGCCAAGCATGGCACGATTGAAGTGATTAAAGAGTTAGAGCGCCGCTCTTTTTTACCCGATTATGTCATTGTGGCAGAGCCAACTTCTGAGAAGGTTTTTGGCGATGCCATTAAAGTAGGGCGCCGTGGCTCCATCAACGGTGTGATCGAGATTATCGGTAAGCAAGGGCATGCGGCGTATCCTGAAAAAACGATCAATCCTGTGCATCAAATAGCGCCTCTGCTTTCCAAACTTGCGGGACATTATTTGGATGAGGGTGATGAATTTTTTACCCCTTCGCAGATCATCATCACCGACATTCGTGGTGGCATGGAAGTGACCAATGTTACTCCTGGTAATCTTAGAATCATGTTTAATGTACGCAACTCAACCAAAACCGATAAAGCAAAAATTAGAACGTATATGGAAGAGGTGCTTCAAGGATTGGAATTTACCCTCTGTTTGAGTGAAAGTGCGCACCCGTTTGTGACCTCCAAAGACTCACTCATTGTCAAAAAACTCAGTAATGCCCTTTTACATGTAAAAGGGTTAATGCCTAAACTTTCCACCGCAGGAGGAACAAGCGATGCACGATTTTTTGGAAGTTTTGGCATTGCAACCGTTGAGTTTGGTGTCGTAAACGATACCATTCACGCGCCCAATGAGTGTTGCCCTTTGAGCGAAGTTGAATCGTTAGTCCACATTTTTAAAACTGTCATTGAAAATTTCAAAAAGGAAGATGTATGAAAATAGTCTCGACGACCAATGCACCGCAAGCCATTGGTCCGTATTCGCAAGCGATTGTGGTGAACGATATGGTGTTTACCTCTGGGCAAATTGCTCTTAAGCCCGATGGTACTTTTTTAGAAGGCGACGTGGAAGCACAAGCCACCCAAGTGCTAGAAAACCTCAAAGCCGTGCTTAAAGAAGCAGGAAGTGGTCTGAAAAAAGTGGTTAAAACGACCATTTTTTTAGCCAATATGGACGACTTTGCAAAGGTTAATGAAGTGTATGGCGCGTTTTTTAAAGAGCACAAACCGGCACGCAGCACCGT
Above is a genomic segment from Sulfurospirillum halorespirans DSM 13726 containing:
- the dapE gene encoding succinyl-diaminopimelate desuccinylase; this encodes MLNTHELFLKLLRFVSITPDDGGAFAFIKAYLNDFEIIEVNVENTKNLFLYKRFGEGPHLCFAGHIDVVPPGTGWESEPFEPIVKEGVVYARGAQDMKSGVCAFVQAMRETTHFNGTLSAILTSDEEGDAKHGTIEVIKELERRSFLPDYVIVAEPTSEKVFGDAIKVGRRGSINGVIEIIGKQGHAAYPEKTINPVHQIAPLLSKLAGHYLDEGDEFFTPSQIIITDIRGGMEVTNVTPGNLRIMFNVRNSTKTDKAKIRTYMEEVLQGLEFTLCLSESAHPFVTSKDSLIVKKLSNALLHVKGLMPKLSTAGGTSDARFFGSFGIATVEFGVVNDTIHAPNECCPLSEVESLVHIFKTVIENFKKEDV
- a CDS encoding RidA family protein, which codes for MKIVSTTNAPQAIGPYSQAIVVNDMVFTSGQIALKPDGTFLEGDVEAQATQVLENLKAVLKEAGSGLKKVVKTTIFLANMDDFAKVNEVYGAFFKEHKPARSTVGVKTLPKNALVEIEAIAVK